A genomic window from Silene latifolia isolate original U9 population chromosome Y, ASM4854445v1, whole genome shotgun sequence includes:
- the LOC141629650 gene encoding uncharacterized protein LOC141629650: MWLRQDNYPKVPWFNSVWSRLNTPKHVFNAWLIKHGRLLTLDRLHKIGITDQRTCYLCGVQDEDHTHLFRNCNYTRRCYDRMQSWIGVLGNGFGSTEQMLKLRHCSGFLRKFLCSLVVAMHYHIWYARNVCRVEQQVIHLKVIVKTVLEDGRLALLRYQYYQMSHYDREWCTLRGLM; encoded by the coding sequence ATGTGGTTGAGGCAGGATAATTACCCTAAAGTTCCATGGTTTAACAGTGTTTGGAGTAGACTTAACACTCCCAAACACGTTTTTAATGCCTGGCTCATCAAGCATGGAAGGCTTCTTACTCTGGATAGGTTACATAAAATAGGTATTACTGATCAGAGGACCTGTTACTTGTGTGGAGTGCAGGACGAGGATCATACTCATTTGTTCAGGAACTGCAATTATACTCGCAGGTGCTATGACAGGATGCAGTCTTGGATTGGTGTGTTGGGCAATGGTTTTGGTTCTACTGAACAGATGTTAAAGCTCAGACATTGCTCTGGTTTCCTGAGAAAGTTTTTATGCTCATTGGTTGTAGCTATGCATTATCATATATGGTATGCTCGTAATGTATGCCGTGTGGAGCAGCAGGTGATACATCTAAAGGTTATTGTTAAAACAGTCCTAGAAGATGGTAGATTGGCGTTACTGAGATATCAATACTATCAAATGTCGCATTATGATAGAGAATGGTGCACTCTGAGAGGATTAATGTAA